A genomic window from Sceloporus undulatus isolate JIND9_A2432 ecotype Alabama chromosome 9, SceUnd_v1.1, whole genome shotgun sequence includes:
- the CCDC85B gene encoding coiled-coil domain-containing protein 85B, which translates to MFPASEGAPPEPLGSMEETEAAAEAEAEEDLARCSKEELVLRLRREEAQRLSALVQRGKLMQGVNLELQAHLREVRELKALNGRLQAENRELRELCLFLDQERLRDQSLALQWRRFGTGAARQLRLQVGLCLGKIRALEELQGSLARDNRDLQRLCLALREEQADRAPEAEAAPGDRDLGDGSSSTGSLASPDQGHGHGCPEGSPKEDSQEEEEEGGGGEGP; encoded by the coding sequence ATGTTCCCGGCTTCGGAGGGCGCTCCTCCGGAGCCCCTCGGTTCCATGGAAGAgacggaggcggcggcggaggcagaGGCGGAGGAGGATCTGGCCCGGTGCTCGAAGGAGGAGCTGGTGCTGCGTCTCCGCCGCGAAGAGGCGCAGCGTCTGTCGGCCTTGGTGCAGCGCGGGAAGCTGATGCAAGGCGTCAACCTGGAGCTCCAGGCGCACCTCCGCGAAGTGCGGGAGCTGAAGGCGCTGAACGGGCGGCTGCAGGCCGAGAACCGGGAGCTGCGCGAGCTCTGCCTCTTCCTGGACCAGGAGCGCCTCCGCGACCAGAGCCTGGCCCTCCAGTGGAGGCGCTTCGGCACCGGCGCCGCCAGGCAGCTCCGGCTGCAGGTGGGGCTCTGCCTGGGCAAGATCCGCGCCCTCGAGGAGCTCCAGGGCAGCCTGGCCAGGGACAACCGAGACCTCCAGCGCCTCTGCCTCGCCCTCCGGGAGGAGCAAGCAGACCGGGCcccggaggcggaggcggcgccCGGGGACAGGGACCTCGGCGACGGCAGCTCCAGCACCGGGAGCCTGGCCAGCCCCGACCAGGGACACGGACACGGCTGCCCCGAAGGGAGCCCCAAGGAAGactcccaggaggaggaggaggaaggaggaggaggagaagggccctGA
- the LOC121916235 gene encoding acidic fibroblast growth factor intracellular-binding protein, with product MTSNLDIFVGNTTLIDEEVYQLWLDGYSVNDAVSLRLRSGILEQTGATVDVLQSDTMDHYRTFYMLERLLHSPPKLLNQLLFQIPPYRQTMLIERYYAFDEAFVREVLGKKLSKGTKKDLDDISVKTGVTLKSCRRQFDNFKRVFKAVEELRGSLVENIQQHFLLSDRLARDYAAIVFFANSRFETGKKKLQYLTFEDFAYCAEQMIQNWTLGAVDTNVDDMDVDLDKEFLQGLKELKILLTDKDLLDLHKSLVCTSLRGKISVYNEMEANFKNLSRSLINIASKLTHSKDVRDFFVDLVEKFVEPFRSDKWSPNDVRLFLTQYTACAHTLDAFRHQALWERYMGTLKACLLKMYHD from the exons ATGACCAGCAACCTGGACATCTTTGTGGGGAACACCACTCTCATCGACGAGGAGGTCTACCAACTCTGGCTGGACGGCTACTCAG TGAACGATGCTGTGTCGCTCCGCTTGCGCAGCGGGATCCTGGAGCAGACAGGGGCCACAGTGGACGTGCTCCAGAGTGACACCATGGACCACTACCGCACCTTCTACATGCTGGAGCGCCTCTTGCACTCGCCTCCCAAACTGCTGAACCAGTTGCTCTTCCAGATCCCTCCCTATCGCCAAACCATGCTGATTGAGAG GTACTACGCCTTCGACGAGGCCTTTGTGCGAGAGGTGCTGGGGAAGAAACTCTCCAAAGGCACCAAGAAAGATCTGGATGATATCAGTGTCAAGACTGGGGTGACGCTCAAGAGTTGCCGTCGGCAG TTTGACAACTTCAAGCGGGTCTTCAAGGCTGTGGAAGAGCTCCGAGGGTCGCTGGTGGAAAACATCCAGCAGCACTTCTTGCTCTCAGACCGACTAGCCAG GGATTACGCAGCCATCGTATTCTTCGCCAACAGCCGCTTTGAGACGGGGAAGAAGAAGCTGCAGTACCTGACCTTTGAAGATTTTGCTTACTGCGCTGAGCAGATGATCCAGAACTGGACTTTGGGAGCAGTGG ATACCAACGTGGATGATATGGACGTCGACCTCGATAAAGAGTTTTTGCAAGGCCTGAAAGAGTTAAAAATTTTGCTTACAGACAAGGACTTGCTAGATCTGCACAAAAG CCTGGTGTGTACATCGCTGCGGGGAAAGATCTCTGTCTACAACGAGATGGAAGCCAACTTTAAG AACCTTTCTCGGTCTCTGATCAACATTGCTTCGAAGCTCACCCACAGCAAAGATGTCCGGGATTTCTTCGTGGACCTGGTGGAGAAG TTTGTGGAGCCCTTTCGGTCGGACAAGTGGAGCCCGAACGACGTGCGCCTCTTTCTGACGCAGTACACAGCTTGCGCTCACACACTGGACGCATTCAG GCATCAAGCCCTCTGGGAGAGGTACATGGGGACACTCAAAGCCTGCCTTCTGAAGATGTACCACGACTGA
- the FOSL1 gene encoding fos-related antigen 1 yields the protein MFKDYGGGRPRFQGQPAPLPPAQQQKYQSDPGAGSSGGANVGSAGAFVPNLNAIATSHNLQWMVQPTIMGASPRIPSYPRPYHCPHYGTGIRPRVIRTAGPMLTPRRRHPEHLTPEEEERRRLRRERNKLAAAKCRNRRKELTDTLQAETDQLEAEQSGLKKEIAELQKQKERLELVLEAHKFCKVCKVLGDSSSSEDDEESHSRSMTDAAQHPAKQGSPPGPSIPRRAAPVPPSITLPPSAVLEPEALHTPTLMSTPSLTPFTPSLVFTYPTPGDPDAPSGSGFPQEPCSSAHRRSSSGDHSSDSLNSPTLLAL from the exons ATGTTCAAGGACTACGGCGGGGGGAGGCcacgtttccagggccagccagcCCCACTGCCACCAGCCCAGCAGCAG aaGTACCAGTCTGACCCAGGGGCCGGCAGCAGCGGTGGCGCAAACGTCGGCAGTGCCGGCGCTTTCGTGCCCAACCTCAACGCCATTGCCACTAGCCATAACCTTCAGTGGATGGTCCAGCCCACCATCATGGGGGCCTCTCCAAGGATCCCATCCTACCCACGGCCTTATCATTGCCCCCACTATGGCACCGGCATCCGGCCGCGCGTGATTCGCACCGCTGGCCCAATGTTAACGCCACGGAGGCGTCATCCAGAGCAT CTGACCCCCGAAGAGGAAGAGCGGCGCCGTTTGCGACGGGAGAGGAACAAGTTGGCCGCCGCCAAATGCCGGAACCGACGGAAAGAGCTGACAGACACCTTGCAAGCG gAGACGGACCAGTTGGAGGCCGAACAATCAGGGCTGAAGAAAGAGATTGCGGAGCTGCAGAAGCAAAAAGAGCGCCTGGAGCTGGTCCTGGAGGCCCACAAATTCTGCAAGGTCTGCAAAGTCCTGGGGGACTCATCCTCTTCGGAGGACGACGAAGAAAGCCACAGCCGGTCGATGACGGATGCGGCCCAGCATCCCGCCAAGCAAGGATCCCCGCCAGGGCCCAGCATCCCCCGTCGGGCTGCACCAGTGCCTCCCAGTATCACTTTGCCCCCCAGCGCCGTGCTGGAGCCGGAAGCGTTGCACACCCCGACCTTGATGTCCACTCCGTCTCTCACCCCTTTCACCCCCAGCTTGGTCTTCACCTATCCGACCCCCGGGGACCCCGACGCACCTTCGGGTTCGGGTTTCCCCCAAGAGCCCTGCTCCTCTGCCCACCGACGCAGCAGCAGTGGCGACCATTCCTCCGACTCCCTAAATTCGCCAACCTTGTTGGCGCTCTAA